CAGGTGGATGGGCTGCGCTTCGAGACCGTGAACGACACGCTGGTGATCCGGGGGCGCTTCGAGGCCGATACCTTGTATCAGGTCCGCCTGGAACCCTCGGCCCTGTCCGATGCCAAGGGCCGCTTGCTGCATCTGGCGGCGGCCAATCAGTTGTATCTGTCCTTTCCCGCCAAGCCGGGCTTCATCAAATTCATGGCGGGCGAGGGGATCGCCGAACGGTTCGGGCCGCAGATGGTGCCCATGAAGTCGCGCGGCGTCGAACACATGGATCTGCGCATCCATCCCATCGACCCGCTGGATCGCTCGCTGTGGCCTTTCCCGCGCGAGAACATGCTGATCGACGAGACCCGGCGCCCTCCGGCCCCGGGCGAGGAGCCCAAGCCCTGGACCGCCAGCTATGCGGTTTCCGATGACATCATCGCCGAGCATATCCGGGCTTTCGGCTCTCCCTCCATCTCCGAACTGGTTCAGGTTCCGGGCGGCAAGGGGAATGCGACCACCAGTTTCGGCCTCAATTTGCGTCCCCATCTGGCGCGGATCGCCGGGGCGGACAAGCCGGGCCATTATCTGGTCGGAATCCGCCGCCTTGAAAGCAAGAGCAGCCGCTACTGGATGCGCCTGCAGGTCACCGATCTCAGCCTGACCGCCGTGGACGAGGTCGACCGGGTCCGTTTCGCCGTGACTTCGCTGGCGTCGGGGCAGCCGGTGGCGGGGGCCTCTATCCGTCTGGAGGGCCGAGGCAATCAGAACAACAACAGCCTGCCTGTCCAATTGACCACCGGCGCGGATGGCACGGTATCGTGGGAGGCGCCCGGAAATGTCGATGACATGATCCGGCGCATCGTCGTCGCCAAGGACGGCGATATCCTGGTTCTCGACCCCGCCCGCCCGCCCCGGTTCTATGCCGAGGGAGGCTGGCGCGACTCCGCCTATTACGAAAACTGGCTGAACTGGACGACGCGCGCCCTGGCGGATCGCAAGGAACTCCCCAGGGATTTGTGTCATATCTTCACCGAACGGCCCATCTACCGGCCCGATGAGCCGGTCCATATTAAGGGCTATGTCCGCAAGGGCCAGGACGGCAAGCTGGACCTGTCGGCCAAGCCCGGCACCCTGGTGGTGCGCGCCCCCGACGGCACCGAGTGGCGTTATCCTCTGGCGATCAACGAATTCGGCAGCTTCTACCACAAGTTCGACGCCAAGACCGCCGCCACCGGCATCTACAAGGTCAGCCTGGACTATAAGACGACCCCAGCTCCCCGCGACGAATCCGAGGACGAGGATTTAGCCGCCGAGTCGGGGGGCGGCATCTGCCATGTGGCCAAGTTCAAGAAAGAGGCCTATCGGCTGCCGCGCTTCGAGGTGCAGTTGCATGCCCCCCTCTCCGTGGGCCTCGACGCCGCTTTCCCCGTGGGCTTGACCAGCGAGTACTATGCCGGTGGCGTGGTGGCCGACAGGCCTTTGCGCTGGCGGGTGACGCAGGTGCCGTTCGCCTGGACGCCCAAGGCGCGGCCGGGTTTTCTGTTTTCGGCCGACCAGCGCTTTTCCGGCAATCAGCCCTTCCGTTCCAGCCCCGTCCTGGAGCGTGACGGCAAGACCGATCCCCAGGGCGCCGCGCGGCTGGTCCTCGACCCCACCATCGAGGCTACCGCCCAGCCCCGGAAGTACATCGTCGAGGCCACGGTGGTGGGCGACGACGACCAGAGCGTCACCAATACCCAGGAAGTGCTGGCGCTGCCGCCCTTCGTGCTGGGATTGAAGCTGCCGCGCTTTATCGAAAAGACCGACCGGCTCGAGCCCCTGGTGGTGGTCGAGGACGGCCAGGGCAAGCCCATCGCCGGTCAGAAAGTGACGGTTCGGCTGCTCAAGCGCCAGTGGAATTCCATTCTTCAGGCCACCGACTTCACCCAGGGTTCGGCCAAATACGTCACCGAGACCGTCGAGGAGAAGGTTGCGGAAACCACCGTGAACAGCGCCGCCGAGCCGTTCAAGGTTCCCTTCCCCATCAATGGGGCGGGGGTCTATGTGGTCGAGGTCGAGTCCCAGGACAGGCTGGGCCGTCTGCAAAGCGTCAAGGTGGACCTGTTCGCCGGTGGCGAGCGCCCGGCCACATGGTCGCGCCCACCGGCCGAGGTATTCTCGGTGGCGCCCGACAAGACCGCCTATGCCCCCGGCGAGACCGCCAAGCTGGTGCTGCAAAGCCCCTTCCAGAACGGTCAGGCCCTGGCGGTGATCGAAGAACCCGACGGCCATAACCGCTATGAATGGGTGACGGTCAAGAATGGCTACGGCACCTTGGCGCTGGCCATCAAGCCGGAATACATGCCGCGCCTGCCGGTGCATTTCGTGCTGATGCGCGGGCGTCTGAAGGGCGACGACGATCAGGTCGGTATCCACGCCGATCTGCGCAAACCCGCCACCGTGGCGGCCACCCAATGGGTCACGGTCACGCCCGCCAAGAATCTGGTCAAGGTCGAGATTTCCGCGCCGCGCAAGGCTCAGCCCGGCCAGGATGTGGATCTGACGGTGAAACTGGCCGACGATCTGGGCCAGCCTCTGGCGGGCGAGGTCACCTTGTGGATGGTCGATCAAGCGGTATTGGCCCTGGCCAAGGAGGCCCGGCTGGACCCGCTGCCCCAGTTCATCGTGCCGCGCGACAGCAAAACCAAATTGCGCGATACCCGCAATTCGGTCTTCGGCCTGCTGCCCTTGCAGGAGGAACCGGGCGGCGACGAGGGCGATGACGGTTCCCCCCTGCTGCGCGCCACTGTCCGCAAGAATTTCACGCCGGTTCCCTATTACGAGCCGTCTCTCAAGGTGGGACCAAGCGGGACCGTGACCGTCACCGTGCGCCTGCCCGATTCCCTCACCAACTTCAAGCTGCGGGCTAAAGCGGTCAGCGGCCCCTCCCGCTTCGGATATGGCACCGGCGACATGCAGGTTCGCCTGCCGGTCCTGGTGCAGCCTGCTCTGCCGCGCTTCGTGCGCCCTGGCGACAGTTTCCAGTTGTCGGCCATCGGCCGGGTGGTGGACGGAAGCGGCGGGCCCGGACGGGCCAAGGTCAAACTGTCGGGGCTTGACCTGGCAGGCTCGGACGAGCGCGGCTTCGAGTGGCAGGCCAATGTCTCCCAGCGCCTGGACTTTCCGGTGAAGGTTCCGGTGGGGGCCAGCGGCAATGTGGAC
This Paramagnetospirillum magnetotacticum MS-1 DNA region includes the following protein-coding sequences:
- a CDS encoding alpha-2-macroglobulin, which encodes MTNLRRRLFAALALLVALLAAPGWAADQLRRPGGAQVVPEHFLRSWDPVTVFFDADTGPAKGGAEDHPERVVTLDPPHPGAFTWMDSRTLQFRPTVAWPPMGRFAWTVQGRRTDLVTLMSGAVASIPAEGAGGLDPIEAITLSFREPIAPDILARLATIEIRPLPGVGGDRARTLDAADFDVKVQERLRSADPAVYVLNLHHPIGPGNRVVVHLRLAPDQVAGHEEQRIAFSTAQPFHVTRFGCRDSGYPSLPEGVSYAKERALQCPADERSVHLTFSGNLKPVGPVEGRNLVRLSPQVDGLRFETVNDTLVIRGRFEADTLYQVRLEPSALSDAKGRLLHLAAANQLYLSFPAKPGFIKFMAGEGIAERFGPQMVPMKSRGVEHMDLRIHPIDPLDRSLWPFPRENMLIDETRRPPAPGEEPKPWTASYAVSDDIIAEHIRAFGSPSISELVQVPGGKGNATTSFGLNLRPHLARIAGADKPGHYLVGIRRLESKSSRYWMRLQVTDLSLTAVDEVDRVRFAVTSLASGQPVAGASIRLEGRGNQNNNSLPVQLTTGADGTVSWEAPGNVDDMIRRIVVAKDGDILVLDPARPPRFYAEGGWRDSAYYENWLNWTTRALADRKELPRDLCHIFTERPIYRPDEPVHIKGYVRKGQDGKLDLSAKPGTLVVRAPDGTEWRYPLAINEFGSFYHKFDAKTAATGIYKVSLDYKTTPAPRDESEDEDLAAESGGGICHVAKFKKEAYRLPRFEVQLHAPLSVGLDAAFPVGLTSEYYAGGVVADRPLRWRVTQVPFAWTPKARPGFLFSADQRFSGNQPFRSSPVLERDGKTDPQGAARLVLDPTIEATAQPRKYIVEATVVGDDDQSVTNTQEVLALPPFVLGLKLPRFIEKTDRLEPLVVVEDGQGKPIAGQKVTVRLLKRQWNSILQATDFTQGSAKYVTETVEEKVAETTVNSAAEPFKVPFPINGAGVYVVEVESQDRLGRLQSVKVDLFAGGERPATWSRPPAEVFSVAPDKTAYAPGETAKLVLQSPFQNGQALAVIEEPDGHNRYEWVTVKNGYGTLALAIKPEYMPRLPVHFVLMRGRLKGDDDQVGIHADLRKPATVAATQWVTVTPAKNLVKVEISAPRKAQPGQDVDLTVKLADDLGQPLAGEVTLWMVDQAVLALAKEARLDPLPQFIVPRDSKTKLRDTRNSVFGLLPLQEEPGGDEGDDGSPLLRATVRKNFTPVPYYEPSLKVGPSGTVTVTVRLPDSLTNFKLRAKAVSGPSRFGYGTGDMQVRLPVLVQPALPRFVRPGDSFQLSAIGRVVDGSGGPGRAKVKLSGLDLAGSDERGFEWQANVSQRLDFPVKVPVGASGNVDVTMGVDRATDGAKDAFQVSLPVLPDREKVAERTITRLSAEAPVVVPAVTEAVRPGTLERDVVVAGKELVALAGGLDSLLLYPFGCTEQRISLARAGIGTRQFGGALLGPDGSEERIKASMRATQEWIAQSVADNGLVSYWPGGRGYVAVTAWAVQFMTEAKAAGLAVDQSLLDKLSVALKQSLRSDYRDFVDGQSWSERSWALAALTGAGQGDATYAAELARKAPNLRAEALAQVAWALAKSPATPVSILGEMQKRLWSNVVVKLDKGRDVYGGLQEDGGLSPLILPSETRTLAQILRASMAVQPTEPRNRMLADALLALGKGDGWGSTNANAEALLALADWIKAGGTKAGESAATIAFGAERRQLTLSDTVPAVRQSIQASEATISLGAPSPEPLAVWVRTSYLPEADGSAQASAARGFAVDRDVWIVAGDGGLTRRIALDTHSTTIALAVGEVIEDHVTVVNSADRAHIAVVVPLAAGMEPLNPALATAPPEAKPSEAVTRAPSYAAFLDDKVSYFYDELPKGTYHFRLRSRATVPGRFIQPAAAARAMYDDTVNGNGNGALVVIARP